A stretch of Gemmatimonas aurantiaca T-27 DNA encodes these proteins:
- a CDS encoding copper resistance CopC family protein, protein MTRFVRSTLLRRLVPAVVVAAAVAAPMAMRADMIPHLRLKASFPAKDTTLTTAPQDVKLWLSEPADMATSKIAVKNAAGADVATAKLTRGVRSDDPLVAKFTTAPGDGKYTVTWKAMSEDGHVVDGTYSFTVKLAK, encoded by the coding sequence ATGACCCGCTTTGTCCGTTCCACGCTGCTGCGCCGCCTGGTGCCGGCGGTTGTCGTTGCCGCGGCGGTTGCCGCACCGATGGCGATGCGCGCCGACATGATCCCACACCTGCGTCTCAAGGCGTCGTTCCCGGCCAAGGACACCACGCTCACCACGGCGCCGCAGGATGTGAAGCTGTGGCTCAGCGAGCCGGCCGACATGGCGACGTCGAAGATCGCCGTGAAGAACGCCGCCGGTGCCGATGTGGCCACGGCCAAGCTCACGCGTGGCGTGCGCAGCGATGATCCGCTCGTCGCGAAGTTCACCACGGCGCCGGGCGACGGAAAGTACACGGTGACGTGGAAGGCGATGTCGGAAGACGGCCACGTGGTTGACGGCACGTACAGCTTCACCGTGAAGCTGGCCAAGTAA
- a CDS encoding methanobactin export MATE transporter MbnM has product MMRSPRSGVIGLTACAALAIAGSAVFPPDGAGLSAQPPAGGARAASATKPAAKPAATPAAKPTVKPAGAVAYRWELPAGFPEPVVPADNPMTHEKVALGRHLFYDTRLSGNGTFSCASCHLQSRAFADALPRAVGSTGEVHPRGSMGLANIAYSPALTWANPLMRSLEQQALVPMFGEDPVELGLSGQEQQLLARVREVPQYKALFAAAYPGSGDPVSLDHIVKAIASFQRTMISGRSPYDAFKQGRSAAISASARRGEELFFSEKTECFHCHGGFNFTGTVNYVGKGFVEIEFHNTALYNIDGQGKYPAPNTGVESVTHEEEDMGKFKAPSLRNIAVTAPYMHDGSIATLEEVIEHYNAGGRTVKSGPNAGVGAESPLKSEFIKPMDLTPQEKRDLVAFLRSLTDSTFLRDPRFTNPWRTR; this is encoded by the coding sequence GTGATGCGTTCCCCACGTTCCGGGGTCATCGGACTTACGGCATGCGCCGCTCTGGCCATCGCGGGATCGGCGGTCTTCCCGCCGGATGGCGCAGGGCTGAGTGCGCAGCCGCCGGCCGGTGGCGCACGGGCCGCGTCGGCCACGAAGCCGGCCGCTAAACCCGCAGCAACACCCGCAGCAAAACCGACCGTCAAACCGGCCGGGGCGGTCGCCTATCGCTGGGAGCTGCCCGCCGGTTTCCCAGAGCCGGTGGTGCCGGCCGACAATCCGATGACCCATGAAAAGGTGGCGCTGGGCCGTCACCTGTTCTACGACACGCGTCTGTCCGGCAACGGCACGTTCAGTTGTGCCAGTTGCCACCTGCAGTCGCGTGCCTTTGCCGACGCGCTCCCGCGCGCTGTCGGTTCCACCGGCGAGGTCCATCCCCGTGGCAGTATGGGACTCGCCAACATCGCCTACAGCCCGGCGCTCACATGGGCCAATCCGCTCATGCGGTCGCTGGAGCAGCAGGCGTTGGTGCCGATGTTCGGGGAGGATCCGGTGGAACTCGGACTCTCCGGGCAGGAGCAGCAGTTGCTCGCTCGCGTGCGGGAGGTGCCGCAGTACAAGGCCCTCTTTGCCGCAGCGTATCCCGGGAGCGGTGATCCCGTGTCGCTCGATCACATCGTGAAGGCGATTGCCAGCTTTCAGCGCACGATGATCAGTGGACGGTCACCCTACGATGCCTTCAAGCAGGGGCGTTCGGCGGCCATCAGCGCGTCGGCACGTCGGGGGGAAGAGCTCTTCTTCAGTGAGAAGACCGAGTGCTTCCATTGCCACGGCGGGTTCAACTTCACCGGCACCGTGAACTATGTGGGGAAGGGGTTCGTGGAGATCGAATTCCACAACACCGCGCTCTACAACATCGACGGACAGGGGAAGTATCCCGCACCGAATACCGGGGTAGAATCGGTGACGCATGAGGAGGAGGACATGGGGAAGTTCAAAGCCCCGAGCCTTCGCAACATCGCGGTCACGGCGCCCTACATGCACGACGGCAGCATCGCCACGCTGGAAGAGGTGATCGAGCACTACAACGCGGGTGGACGTACGGTGAAAAGTGGTCCAAACGCCGGTGTGGGTGCCGAGAGCCCGCTCAAGAGTGAGTTCATCAAGCCGATGGATCTCACTCCGCAGGAAAAGCGCGACCTGGTGGCCTTTCTTCGTTCCCTGACAGACAGCACGTTTCTGCGCGATCCGCGCTTCACCAATCCCTGGAGAACCCGATGA
- a CDS encoding MbnP family copper-binding protein, with amino-acid sequence MSVVALAAAMLLATTPAVPSAPAADSLIPITIRLQATVGDTPFSCGKEYPGIGTSGATITASDFRFYVHNVRLVTARGDTVRAAMAPRSPWQDREIALLDFENGTATCANGTPETNPQITVLAPAGEYQGVAFTVGVPFARNHSDMATQGPPLSLSRLFWSWNAGYKFLRVDMRATRPDSAATAWVIHLGSTGCTGAAGAKAPTSCSHGNRPEIALSGFNPARDVIVADLAALLSRSDVRRNQPQTAMGCMAAPNDADCGGLFASLNLPHPNATGADTPKFFRVVRGTATGAANSAGSGPNGTVNGIVNGGTR; translated from the coding sequence ATGTCTGTTGTTGCCCTGGCCGCCGCGATGCTGCTGGCGACCACGCCCGCCGTTCCATCGGCGCCTGCCGCCGATTCCCTCATCCCGATCACCATTCGCCTGCAGGCGACCGTGGGTGATACGCCGTTCTCCTGCGGCAAGGAGTATCCGGGGATTGGCACCTCGGGGGCCACGATCACGGCCAGCGATTTCCGCTTCTACGTGCACAACGTGCGCCTCGTGACGGCCCGCGGTGATACCGTGCGTGCGGCCATGGCACCACGTTCGCCGTGGCAGGATCGGGAGATTGCGCTGCTGGATTTCGAAAACGGCACGGCCACCTGCGCCAACGGCACGCCGGAGACCAATCCGCAGATCACGGTGCTGGCACCGGCCGGTGAATATCAGGGGGTCGCGTTCACGGTGGGTGTGCCGTTTGCGCGCAATCATTCCGATATGGCCACACAGGGGCCGCCGCTTTCGCTGTCGCGTCTGTTCTGGTCGTGGAATGCCGGCTACAAGTTTCTGCGTGTGGACATGCGTGCCACGCGTCCCGACTCCGCCGCCACGGCGTGGGTGATTCATCTGGGCAGCACCGGATGCACGGGGGCGGCCGGGGCCAAGGCACCCACGTCCTGCTCTCATGGCAATCGCCCGGAAATCGCCCTCAGTGGGTTCAATCCGGCCCGCGACGTGATCGTGGCCGACCTCGCGGCCCTGCTGTCGCGCAGTGATGTGCGACGCAACCAGCCGCAGACCGCGATGGGGTGCATGGCGGCGCCCAATGACGCCGATTGTGGCGGGCTCTTTGCGTCGCTGAACCTGCCGCATCCCAACGCCACCGGTGCCGACACGCCCAAGTTCTTCCGCGTGGTGCGGGGCACGGCGACCGGCGCCGCCAATAGCGCAGGCTCCGGTCCGAACGGCACCGTGAACGGCATCGTGAACGGCGGCACGCGTTGA